CTTCGACCTGATCCCGCCGCGCATCGCGTGGTCGGCGCCGATCGGGCTGGTCGTGTTCGCGGCGCTCGTCGGGGCGCTGGCCTGGACCACCCACCAGCGGATCCAGGTGCGCCGCGAGCGGATGGACCCCCAGCGGGCCGTCGCGTTCCTCGTGCTGGGCAAGGCGTCCGCCCTGGCCGGTGCGCTGGTCGCCGGCGGCTACCTCGGGTTCGCCCTGAACTTCGTGACCAAGCTGGACGCCTCGACCCCCCGCGACCGGGTCATCCGCTCGGCCGTGGCCGTCGTCGCGGGCCTGGCCCTGATGGTCGGCGGGCTGCTGCTGGAGCGGGCCTGCAAGGTCCCGGACTCCGACGACGACGACCCCGAGCCGGACCCCCGCTGACCCTGCGGACCCTCCCTTCGACGAGCTCGGGGCAGGCTGGCTCGGGGCAGGTTCGGGGCGCGCCGTTCCCGGGCCGCCGCCCGCTCCGCCACTAGGGTGACGCCGTGACCTCCGTGCGCGCCTCCGCCTCCCGATCCGCCCCGACCTCCCGGCTGCGCCGGGCGTCCGAGGTCGTGCTCGTGGTGGGGACGGTGGTGGCGGTCGCCGCGGCCTTCGGGCCGGCCTGGGCCACCCGCGTCGGCGTCGCGGTCGCCGTGGCCGCGGCCGTCGTCGCCTGCGTCTGCGCCTGGCGAGAGCTGTTCAACGCCGAGCGCCGGCACGCCCGCACGCTGCTCCAGACCTCGCAGCGGCACGGCGCCCAGCTCCGCGAGGAGCGCCGGCGCAACGCGGAGGTCGTGGACACCCTGACCGACCGGGTGCGGGAGACCGTCGCCGTGGTGGACGGCCAGCGGGTGACCATCGCCGGCCTCCGGCACGAGGTCTTCGCCCTCGAGGGTGACCGGACGTCCCTGCGGACCGCCGTCGCCGACCGCGACCGCACCATCACCTCGCTGCGCACCGCGGTGCAGAAGCAGGAGGTCCAGATCACCGGCCTGGAGGCCCGGGTCGCCGAGCTCGTGCACGAGCTGGACGAGGACGGCGCCCAGGTGCACCGGCTGCCCGCCCTGGCGCAGGACGAGCTGGACGCCCTGACCGAGCGCGAGGACTCCCTCGTCCTCGACCTCCGCACCCTGGAGACCATCCGCGGCGTGCTGCCGAACTACGAGGCCGACCGCCGCCTCGCCTGACCGCC
The window above is part of the Friedmanniella luteola genome. Proteins encoded here:
- a CDS encoding DUF3180 domain-containing protein is translated as MAEQPGGGSVDLTPRRALVVAALFGGLVGWLVVVTANAFDLIPPRIAWSAPIGLVVFAALVGALAWTTHQRIQVRRERMDPQRAVAFLVLGKASALAGALVAGGYLGFALNFVTKLDASTPRDRVIRSAVAVVAGLALMVGGLLLERACKVPDSDDDDPEPDPR